The Streptomyces cynarae genome contains a region encoding:
- a CDS encoding DUF6896 domain-containing protein translates to MERSSAAEEPHVVTARDLVIGYIDALNAVGVAMRAAITPLERLGDMLSLVRSHRIISRSGEIGTYSYQVHGAGCLFISDNRTEIDVDFAADGREIFDFWRLRCYGQSLPEPHDPTEQDLRSAVESLKPLLVEVRPGWFSVAETSA, encoded by the coding sequence ATGGAACGGAGCTCGGCTGCGGAAGAACCGCACGTGGTGACCGCGCGTGATCTTGTGATCGGTTACATCGATGCCCTCAACGCGGTTGGTGTGGCCATGAGAGCCGCGATCACCCCGCTTGAACGGCTTGGGGACATGCTCAGCCTGGTCCGTTCGCACCGGATCATCAGCCGCAGCGGCGAAATCGGTACCTACTCCTACCAGGTCCACGGAGCAGGCTGCCTCTTCATCAGCGACAACCGCACCGAGATCGACGTGGACTTCGCGGCCGACGGCAGGGAGATCTTCGATTTCTGGCGGCTGCGCTGCTATGGGCAGAGTTTGCCTGAGCCTCATGACCCCACGGAACAGGACTTGCGGTCCGCAGTGGAGTCGCTGAAGCCCCTGCTGGTCGAGGTGCGGCCAGGGTGGTTCAGCGTGGCTGAGACTTCAGCATGA